A window of the Emys orbicularis isolate rEmyOrb1 chromosome 1, rEmyOrb1.hap1, whole genome shotgun sequence genome harbors these coding sequences:
- the CCDC181 gene encoding coiled-coil domain-containing protein 181, protein MSDKKDTNDLREAGDSTESAEYEDDFEKDLEWFINEEKEEEDDDPGETENEEDVEANTDEDNEERKECVDQLPQPDADLKESPPNEEKPVSIPEVKPLDHTSDTDSESSIQESKLENQQELDEEDDEEIKRYILEKIEEANKLLENQEPLDENRERKLKFKDKLVDLEVPPLEDTEAYKNDLENEEDVSSRLSQLHISNEPGLQSMSFSLNGGKDEEHRDGKILVEKDGKFELLSLRDIESHGFLPPISVSFTDIEAQPISPKFSHSVIFGTPSLTKEEPLVQPGVNAFFPIGEEFVCFPKPPPNPKYRPNSAINIARSVGMGRTPRRVQSANVPLRSSTYGLSPKQKEMQKQMQQRKEKLRKEEAAQKKQQEEEKKRENDMVFRAWLQKKKEQVQEEKRIQRAKELEGSNSRQENRDPEEAFRLWLKKKHQDQMKEKQMEILRRQEECLYFLPRTEERDRAFKQWLRRKREEKRAEELAAKERSRQLRLEARRAKQIQNILCTISEPKSFRFTDHYS, encoded by the exons ATGAGTGACAAGAAAGACACTAATGACTTAAGAGAGGCTGGTGACTCAACAGAAAGTGCCGAATATGAGGATGATTTTGAAAAGGATCTTGAGTGGTTTATtaatgaagaaaaagaagaagaagatgacGACCCTGGGGAAACAGAG AATGAAGAGGATGTTGAAGCAAATactgatgaagacaatgaagaaagaaaagaatgtgTAGATCAGCTTCCTCAGCCTGATGCAGATCTGAAGGAGAGTCCACCAAATGAAGAAAAACCTGTATCCATACCCGAAGTTAAACCATTGGATCATACATCTGATACTGACAGTGAAAGCTCCATCCAGGAGTCCAAGCTGGAAAACCAGCAGGAactggatgaggaagatgatgaagaAATAAAGCGTTATATTTTGGAAAAGATCGAAGAAGCCAACAAGCTGCTGGAGAACCAAGAACCTCTGGATGAGAATAGAGAAAGGAAACTAAAATTCAAAGATAAATTGGTAGATTTGGAAGTTCCCCCTCTAGAAGATACGGAAGCTTATAAAAATGATCTTGAAAATGAAGAGGATGTTTCAAGTAGGCTGTCTCAACTGCATATTTCTAATGAGCCAGGACTGCAAAGCATGTCTTTTTCACTTAATGGTGGCAAGGATGAGGAACACAGGGATGGCAAAATCCTAGTAGAGAAAGATGGGAAGTTTGAACTCTTGAGTTTACGTGATATTGAAAGCCATGGCTTTTTGCCCCCGATAAGCGTTTCTTTCACTGACATTGAAGCTCAGCCTATTTCTCCTAAGTTTTCCCATTCCGTTATTTTTGGCACTCCCAGTCTAACAAAGGAAGAGCCTCTAGTGCAGCCAGGGGTAAATGCTTTCTTCCCCATTGGAGAAGAGTTTGTCTGTTTCCCTAAGCCTCCACCTAACCCTAAGTATCGCCCAAACTCAGCCATCAACATTGCAAGAAGTGTGGGAATGGGAAGAACTCCCCGCAGGGTGCAGTCTGCAAATGTTCCTTTGAGAAGCTCCACCTACGGTCTTTCAcccaaacaaaaagagatgcaaaAACAGATGCAACAAAGGAAAGAGAAACTAAGGAAAGAG GAAGCAgcacagaaaaaacaacaggaagaagaaaagaagagagagaatgacATGGTCTTTAGAGCTTGGTTGcagaagaaaaaagaacaagTGCAGGAAGAGAAGCGAATTCAGCGTGCAAAGGAACTAGAAGGCTCAAATAGTAGA CAGGAGAACAGAGATCCAGAGGAAGCTTTCAGGTTATGGCTTAAAAAAAAGCACCAAGatcaaatgaaagaaaaacaaatggaaatcctTAGACGCCAGGAAGAGTGCCTGTACTTCCTTCCAAGAACAGAAGAACGTGACAGAGCCTTTAAACA ATGGCtaagaagaaagagagaggaaaagcgaGCGGAGGAACTGGCTGCCAAAGAGCGATCGAGGCAACTTAGGCTAGAAGCCAGAAGAGCAAAACAAATCCAGAATATTCTCTGCACCATTTCTGAACCTAAATCCTTCCGCTTCACGGACCATTACAGCTGA